One window of Paenibacillus albicereus genomic DNA carries:
- the udk gene encoding uridine kinase, translated as MLIIGIAGGTGSGKTTVARSVIERMGTGNVTFISQDNYYRDRPELSFAEKEKINYDHPFAFENELLVEHLQQLKRGEPAEAPVYDFTMHARKTDETVTLLPSSIVMIEGLHVLSDEGLRELLDIKVFVDTDPDVRILRRVLRDIEERGRSIHSIHDQYMQTVKPMHEAFIEPSKKYADLIIPEGGHNEVGIGVLASLTEKYLSSGHY; from the coding sequence ATGCTTATCATAGGTATCGCAGGCGGCACGGGGTCGGGCAAGACGACCGTGGCCCGGTCGGTCATCGAGCGGATGGGGACCGGCAATGTGACGTTCATCTCGCAGGACAACTACTATCGGGACAGGCCGGAGCTGTCGTTCGCCGAAAAGGAAAAGATCAACTACGATCATCCCTTCGCGTTCGAGAACGAGCTGCTCGTCGAGCATCTCCAGCAGCTGAAGCGGGGAGAGCCGGCCGAGGCGCCGGTCTACGACTTCACGATGCACGCGCGCAAAACGGACGAGACGGTGACGCTGCTGCCGAGCAGCATCGTCATGATCGAGGGGCTGCATGTCCTTTCGGACGAAGGACTGCGCGAGCTGCTCGACATCAAGGTGTTCGTCGACACCGACCCGGACGTGCGCATCCTGCGCCGCGTGCTGCGCGACATCGAGGAGCGCGGCCGCTCGATCCACTCCATCCACGACCAGTACATGCAGACGGTCAAGCCGATGCATGAGGCGTTCATCGAGCCGTCCAAAAAATACGCCGACCTCATCATTCCCGAGGGCGGCCACAACG